The Bacillus sp. Marseille-Q1617 genome has a segment encoding these proteins:
- the nadE gene encoding ammonia-dependent NAD(+) synthetase: protein MDSLQKQIVDEMMVTPDIDPEKEIRRSINFMKEYLKKHSFLKSMVLGISGGQDSTLLGKLAQMAVDELNEETGSDDYAFYGIRLPYGEQGDAQDAIDAVEFIKPSVSMTVNVKPAVDASFSSLKKEGIEMSDFVKGNEKARERMKVQFAIAAMKNGVVLGTDHSAEAVTGFYTKFGDGAADLVPLFRLNKRQGKALLKELGCPEHLYNKIPTADLEDDKPLIPDEKALGVTYDQIDDYLEGKEVPQEARETIGKHYLKSQHKRHLPITVFDDFWK from the coding sequence ATGGATTCTCTTCAAAAACAGATTGTAGATGAAATGATGGTAACTCCCGATATCGATCCCGAGAAGGAAATACGCCGCAGTATAAATTTCATGAAAGAATACTTAAAGAAACATTCATTTTTAAAAAGTATGGTGCTCGGCATTTCCGGCGGTCAGGACTCTACTTTATTAGGGAAACTTGCCCAGATGGCAGTAGACGAACTGAATGAAGAAACCGGATCGGATGACTATGCGTTCTATGGGATCCGTCTTCCTTACGGTGAGCAGGGTGATGCCCAGGATGCCATCGATGCCGTGGAATTCATCAAGCCGTCAGTATCAATGACTGTTAATGTCAAGCCTGCAGTGGATGCCAGCTTTTCCTCTTTGAAGAAGGAAGGCATCGAGATGTCCGATTTTGTCAAAGGGAATGAAAAGGCACGTGAAAGGATGAAGGTTCAGTTCGCGATTGCGGCGATGAAGAATGGTGTCGTACTTGGTACGGACCATTCAGCTGAAGCGGTCACAGGCTTCTATACGAAATTCGGTGACGGAGCGGCAGACCTTGTACCTCTTTTCCGTCTCAATAAACGACAGGGGAAAGCGCTCTTGAAAGAGCTTGGCTGTCCCGAACATCTATACAATAAAATCCCTACAGCGGATCTGGAAGATGACAAGCCGTTGATTCCGGACGAGAAAGCGCTGGGTGTGACGTACGACCAGATTGATGACTACCTCGAAGGAAAAGAAGTCCCGCAGGAAGCCAGGGAAACGATCGGGAAACACTACTTGAAATCACAGCATAAGCGTCATCTGCCGATTACGGTGTTTGATGACTTTTGGAAATAA